One window of Lawsonibacter asaccharolyticus genomic DNA carries:
- a CDS encoding transposase IS66, whose translation MMTISRAEYESLKAERDELNQKLDWLMEQVRLAKKKVYGTSSEQTKEELVGQLSFMFDETEAWLSTRRTATRETRVAAHTRQKRSSRVEEVLPENIPVEVVEHRVRSLNVTVLNAVRS comes from the coding sequence ATGATGACCATTTCCCGTGCGGAATATGAGTCTCTAAAGGCGGAACGAGACGAACTGAACCAGAAGCTGGACTGGCTGATGGAACAGGTGCGTCTTGCCAAAAAGAAGGTCTATGGGACATCCTCCGAGCAGACGAAGGAGGAGTTGGTTGGCCAGCTGAGTTTCATGTTTGATGAGACGGAAGCATGGCTGTCTACCAGGAGGACTGCCACGAGGGAAACCAGGGTTGCCGCTCATACCCGGCAGAAGCGATCCTCCCGTGTGGAGGAGGTTCTGCCTGAGAACATCCCTGTTGAGGTGGTGGAGCACCGCGTCCGGAGTCTGAACGTAACTGTCCTGAATGCGGTACGCTCATGA